The Pyrus communis chromosome 14, drPyrComm1.1, whole genome shotgun sequence sequence atatgtttttgaattattttgtgtccatatgtcaaaattttattggtgGTTATAGTTGACAAGTAATAGTTGATGTTGAAATGACTAAtttgcccttgaatttgacGGAATTGATTCTACAATCTAACGGCAAGGGGTTAATTGACTGATTTTAAATAGTTCAGGGagttaatttataaaaattaaaaattaaaaaaaataaaaaaaaaaagtttaggggGTCAATTTCAACTGGAATGATAGTTCATGAGGTCAAACCGTAATTTATCATACTTAATTTGATAATTTTCTTGGAAAATTTAAACAAACTTTTGTactgacaaaaaaaaacttttgtaaaaaaaagaaaagaaaagccaaATGACATGGTTATTTGGTTTTTTTACTCTAGTTATTAGTCATTTTCCTTTTTGCATGAGAAGTGATAACTGCACATTTTCTTacacatttttatttaatattgtcTGTGTTTTCATTAAATTTGTGATATAGGTAAACTAAatgatttaagttttatttttaacacTATTTGATTTAGCATGAACATTTTCAAAACCTATGTTTTGTGTGGGTGACTTCAAACAAATTAAGTCATTTACTTGCTTACTTTAAGAACGAGGGAGATTTTTGAgccttaatttttgttattcagTAAGGTAGCTTACTTAATAAAAGAGTAAGTCCTACTCGATTAAGGTTTCTTCAAAGGCCATTCTTTTATCACATGTCGTTTGACATTATGATGTTGTTTGATATCTGTTGAATGAAATCCAATTTTACCTTAAAAAAAGAGAGTAAGTTTTACTTCGTTACTCTAAAGATTAAGTGGTGCTAGCAATAAAACGTTGCCTAACTTGAACCAAGAATTTTGGTCTTTAATTGTTGCACGTACTTGTTTAGTTCTTAAACCATCCATAGATTTGATTGGGGGATGTTATGTAATCTGTTTAGTTTTCTTCATAAGAAAAGATAAATTCCAAAGAAAATTCATGAGGGCATCCTTCTCAagaaatatcaaaatgaagactATAAAAGATTGTATTTGGAGCACGATAAACTATAACATGCGGAATAATATAATTGATGTTTGTAATCAATAATGCCATCATCATAAGTAATTAGGTTCTTGATGCTGGTGAATTACCTGATGGTGGTCAGAGAAAGGCTGAAATGTTTTTGTGAGTCTTCTCAATCCTTGAAAGGATAAACTGTCGTGGCTTCGCCACCAACTTGGTTCCTTTTTCTAAACAATAAAAGTAAATTTGCTATTTGATAGATGTGATAAGTATCTTCAAATGAAATAATTAGATGTGTAAAGTTCAGAATAACAATTTTCAGTTTTCTAAGGAACCTTGTATATGTTGCATGAATGAAATCAGTAAGCAACTTTATCGAAACCACTTATTCGAGATCCAAGCaaaacatcaacaacaagagggGTTCTTCCATCTGAATCTCTCAGATAGAATTGAAGCAGCACGAGAGGATGTTAGAGTAGAATTAATTAGTTTGAAATTCTTGTAATTATTGTATGTATTATAAGAATGTAAGTTCCCTTGTAAGGTAGGATTCCTACCTAAATAGAAGTTTATGTAATTCTATATACATTTAACACTTTTCACAAATTAATACAATGAATCATATTTCTACAGAGAAGAATATATTTGTCTGAGTGACAAAGTTTTTTCGTAATTACATCATTCACTGATTTTATTAACTGTTGCTAATGTAGTTGAGATGACACTACTTTCTAATGTtcgtttttactttttcttccCCTTAAATAAACGGATAACTATGAAATTCAACcaaatatacatttattttcaaGCATAACATCTTGAACGAGATGCACATTGTTTACCTCACAAGATGCATATGGTTGAATGCCTATCCCAAAATTAGGGTAGTAATTTTTAACTCCCTTTTTTCTCTCTACATatgttatgttattttgttttctttgatttattcaatttgaaaactaaacaaaagaagaaactaAAAAATTAGCATAAAGAGGTAGCATATCATATACCAGTGGGGTTGTCATTGTCTTTGGCTGGAAGTGACTCTTTTAGTGTTATTTCTGCCCTCCAATCAACTGATTTTGATCCTTTGGTCTCTTTGTACGCAGTGGTCTATCTGTTTAGACCGCATTCGGGAGATGGCcttctatgcatctcacatataTTGCGAAGGCAATGCAGTTGCAAACAATTTTGCTAATATGGGCTTGTCTTCTCCAACTTTTGTATGGCATGATTCTCCTACAATGGCGGTTCGTGCTGCTTTGTTTTCAGACTATATTGGCTTACGTGGCTTCCGCTTTTCAAATTAATATGGGCTTTCCTTTTCATACAAAAACCCTAGGTCTAAAAACTTCAAAGTCGTCGGTCCCTTGTTTAGGCTTGGGGTTGGTAGCAGCCTTTCTCTAGTTTTCCTagcctttcttcttcctcttctcatATATTGTCgcagttttttttcttcctgtTTTAGTATTTCCGTTTATAAGTGCCTCCTTAGTGGGGCTATTTGTGAGTATCTCCCgctaattattttgttttgtattcGTGTGTTATCAGGTATTTTTTTGTCTACTTCACTGTTTCTTTCGCTATTTTTGATGGTTTCGCTAATGGTGTTGAGCACAAATTTCATGTTGGTATGGACATAATTGGTTCCTTGTCAATTTCTCTTTGGAGTCGGTGCTGCTCATTGTCAAAAAGTGCCTTCATGTTCTTTAATGCCCTTTTTGTGTGCATAGTTTCTCAAGTTACAAAACGCGAAGCATTTTTATTGcatttttaagaattttatataagaaaatagaaaatggaTGAAACCCCCTTTTTGTCTTTTCAATATATTTTCTTGCTAAAACCTTCCTTTTGTCTTTGGTGGAGGGCCTCACCCACGTCCCACATTCAGTAAGGGAGGATTactaattaaaaggaaaaaaaaaaagataaagccAAAGGCAGTGCAAAAGCAGAGagcaagaagagagagagagagactgtgtTGGGTGGGGGGGACAGGCTAAGACAATACATTACCAACACTCtcgctcgctctctctctctctctctctctctctctctccgtctctCCTGTTAAACAGTCGAAGTCGAAAAAGGCTTCACCGCATTGGCTTTTTTTGCCTTTTGTTTCTGTGTTCGTATGCAATTGTCTACGTCTACTGCTTCTTCTGCTCCCTCTTCTCACTACCTGCAAATGGGGGAGGAGGAAGTGAAATCATACTTTGAATTCCTTGTTATCATTTGATAAtcctattcttcttcttcttcttcctctctttctctctctctctctctgcctttctctctccctcactcGCTGAAATTTCCTCCAAACCAAACatgattttcttcttcttttctgttcATCTCCTCTTTTGGCTTTGTGGGTTCcctttaaatcatcaaaattccTTGAACTGATTTGAATTTCGCCttcccatttccaactttccattTCTGCTTTCTTGATTCTCCTCACCTTTCCCATTTAGTTACTcattttcttgtcaaattttctGGTGGAACTGCTTATCTGGGAAGCACTTTTTTTGTCTGAGCAATTCTGGGGAGCATTCATGGAAATTGATCTGAACCATGCAGTGAGTGAGGTGGAGAAGAATGCTTATTGCAATGGGGATTGTGGTGGTGTTTGTGTTTATTGCTTGTCCTCTTcaacttcttcatcttcttccaatTCATCCTCAGCTCCTGTGGCTTCCTCAATTTATCTGGAGCTTTGGCATGCATGTGCTGGCCCTCTCATCTCACTCCCCAAGAAAGGGAATGTGGTTGTCTACTTCCCACAAGGCCACTTGGAGCAAGTTGCCTCCTCCTCCCCTTTCTCTCCCATGGAGATGCCCACCTTTGATCTCCACCCTCAGATCTTCTGCAAGGTTGTCAATGTCCAGCTGCTTGTAAGTAccttccatataaaattttaaacttccattttttttccaaatatgttgtggttatttaatttgttgtttCTTGAATTAACAGGCTAACAAGGAGAATGATGAGGTCTACACACATGTCACTTTGCTTCCTCAGCCTGAggtatgattttttgttgacaCTTAAATTTGGAGTGGAATTGGTCAATGTGAATTCTTGAGTTTTTATGGTTGTACACTTTGTGTTGGAATGCTGTTTTATGGTACAGGCTGCTGAGTTTCATCCATTTATTGTGGTTATAATTACTAATTAGGATGTGGATTGTGGGAATTCTGTAGTTGGTAGGAACAAATTTGGAAGGGAAAGAGCTTGAAGAGTTGGGAGTGGATGAGGGGGATGGAGGATCACCTACAAAATCAACCCCTCACATGTTCTGCAAAACGCTTACAGCTTCCGATACCAGTACCCACGGAGGGTTCTCTGTTCCTCGCAGAGCTGCTGAAGACTGTTTCCCTCCTTTGGTATGAATCAatgcttttatttttatctgGTCTTCGTAGACGAGCTTTTAGCTTTTGTAACTTTTAAtagattttgtttatttttttggtaggACTATAAGCAGCAGAGGCCCTCTCAAGAGCTTGTTGCAAAGGACCTTCATGGGGTGGAGTGGAGGTTTCGGCATATTTATAGAGGTAAACTATTTGTAATTCCTTTGTGTAGTTTCACTGAGGATTAAATTGATACAATTCTATGAGTTCTGCTCATCAGGTCAGCCAAGGCGACATTTGCTCACTACCGGATGGAGTATATTTATAAGCCAAAAGAATCTTGTATCGGGTGATGCTGTGCTATTTTTGAGGTAACTGCAATTAAGTGACTATTTTTGTGGCAACTGAGCATGGCTTAGTAAtcattcaaatttgtttgtttaccAATTGGAAGGCTCCTTTGATCTTTTAAAAGGCGAGAAGTGGCCAAAATATAGGCCTTTTATATGAATTACGTTAATGCCTATTTTTTCCTCTTTTCGGAGATCTCTTTGTCAAGAAGCTATTAAACATTACTAGGAATCGTAAAAGTGTTGATTTGCCGTATAGTACTTGATTGATTATATACATGTATGCTTCTGTTTATCAGAATCTctttttgttgaaatgcaaaTACTTCTTTACGTTCAAAGGCGAAAATAGGTTCTCACACATGATACAATATAAAGTTATATATGTATGCTATCATGAAAAAATATTATGTCTTTGGAACAAGAATAATTTGACTTCTATGTGGAGCTAAAAATTTCCGTGACTTTTTCATTGTCTGCTAACCTCGATAATTAAAACGATTTACAATGGTCTTTGTAGGGGTGAAAACGGAGAGCTAAGGTTGGGAATTAGAAAAGCTGTTCGACCAAGAAATTGTCTTCCTGATTCAATTGTAGGAAAACAGAATACTTATCCCAGTGTTCTTTCTCTCGTGGCTAATGCAATATCCACCAAGAGCATGTTTCATGTATTCTACAGTCCAAGGTAGTACAAGGGCCCTTTGGAAATATTATCATGTGATGTGTATTTTTTACTTCAGAATCTACCAAGTTGTTCGTCCTGTATTTTGTGCATGCGGTTCTTTAAGTATTATTCTTTCTTTAGATGGGTATGGTTACTTTCATTCATTGTATGCTTAATGGCAGTGACCCCTCTTTTCATTTGCTCAAATCATCTATcaatcaaactttttttttttaacctttaatCAAAGTTGttcttacaaaaacaaaaacagatatTTCTTTCGCTAAGATTCGTAAACATGCATGGACCGGCTTATGCATTTTCCTAGGCATTGGCAGAATCTTTCTAAATCGTTTAAATTTCTGTGATGCAGAGCAAGCCATTCAGAGTTTGTCATTCCCTACCAAAAATATGTCAGAAGCATCGCTAATCCAGTGACCTCCGGGACAAGATTCAAAATGAGATTCGATAGGGATGATTCACCTGAAAGAAGGTATTTATAAGTTGATTCAACGGCATAGCCAGCCTGTATTCCTTGTTAGACTTTCTTTTGGACAATACAGATTTTGGTTTCTTGTAGGTGTAGTGGTGTAGTGACAGGTATCACCGACTTGGATCCGTTTCGATGGCCAAACTCAAAATGGAGATGCTTGATGGTATGCTTcgtattttattttcctttcataaGATCCATAATGAACTGTGTGCCAAACGTTATTCATAAATTGTTCCCGTCATTGTATTTTAATTTCGTGATTTGCATTATTTGGTGCTATCATTGAATCGGTACCTTACATTATCTTTCATTTATAGTACTTGTGCAGGATGTATCAATTGGCACTGCTGATTCATTGAAATGTATTTATGCATGCACTGCATTTGCACTTTGTGTAAAGAATTGACAACTTCACAAACTATATTTCTATTACTGCGGTATTGCAGAAATTCTGATATTTACACCTTTATTTTTACGCTTACCAGGTTAGATGGGATGAAGATATAGGAAATGATCATCAAGAACGAGTCTCGCCATGGGAGGTTGATCCTTCTGCTTCTCTCCCACCTATGAACATTCAGTCTTCTCCAAGACTGAAGAAACTGCGGACAAGTCTGCAGGGAACCCAACCCATCCACTCCATCACTGGTACGATACTCCACAATAACGTTGCGAGCATATTTCACATTACTTATTTGTCCTCAATAAGTGAATTTTCTTGCAGCTGGAGGGGCTGGGTTTAAGAACTTTGAGGAATCAGTTAAATCCTCTAAGGTCTTGCAAGGTCAAGAAAATATAGGTTTCATATCACCCCTCTATGGGTGTGATACTGTAAACCGCTCGCAAGATTTTGAGATGCATGCCCCGGCACATCTAAGTCTTGCATCAAATGCAACACAGAAGGTTACTATTGATGAGCGTATGAGGGCTCGCCACACCTCTTACACAGGATTTGCGGAATCTGATAGATTTCCAAAAGTCTTGCAAGGTCAAGAAATATGCCCGTTGAGATCGTTGACAGGAAAAGCAAATTTCACCCTAGGTGATTGGGAATCCAACATTGGTTGCATGCCTTTCAACGTTTATCAACCGCCCAAACCAAATCATTTCTCTCTAGTTTCTGAATCCCTTCCAAATATGTACTTTCCTTATGGTGACGTTCACAGAGCCGGCCAAGAACCCACGATGTGCTCTAATGCTACTAACTTAACCAGAGAGAATATGCAAATCAACCCATATTCTATGCAGATGGGAGTTACAAGAAATGAAGTTGGACTGCCAAATAAACCTAGTGAGCATAAGACACAGGAGAGTACTTCTGCACTTCCCGCTTTAGTACCAAATCCAAGAAATCCAAATGATGAAGGCTATAACGGGACTGTAACTGGGTGTAAACTTTTCGGTTTTTCCTTGACTGGGGAAAATCCCTCTCCAAACTCTCAGAGTTCCAGTAAGCGGAGTTGTACAAAGGTAAGCTATAGTAGCCCTCAGGTTGGACTGTAACTTGCCATGCCTCGGACATCTTTGCCAACTGATGTTACATATATTGAGTGAAGGTTCACAAGCAAGGCAGCTTAGTGGGAAGAGCCATTGATCTTGCAAAACTGAATGGCTATGGGGACCTTCTGACTGAACTGGAGCGGC is a genomic window containing:
- the LOC137714902 gene encoding auxin response factor 4-like isoform X1, encoding MEIDLNHAVSEVEKNAYCNGDCGGVCVYCLSSSTSSSSSNSSSAPVASSIYLELWHACAGPLISLPKKGNVVVYFPQGHLEQVASSSPFSPMEMPTFDLHPQIFCKVVNVQLLANKENDEVYTHVTLLPQPELVGTNLEGKELEELGVDEGDGGSPTKSTPHMFCKTLTASDTSTHGGFSVPRRAAEDCFPPLDYKQQRPSQELVAKDLHGVEWRFRHIYRGQPRRHLLTTGWSIFISQKNLVSGDAVLFLRGENGELRLGIRKAVRPRNCLPDSIVGKQNTYPSVLSLVANAISTKSMFHVFYSPRASHSEFVIPYQKYVRSIANPVTSGTRFKMRFDRDDSPERRCSGVVTGITDLDPFRWPNSKWRCLMVRWDEDIGNDHQERVSPWEVDPSASLPPMNIQSSPRLKKLRTSLQGTQPIHSITAGGAGFKNFEESVKSSKVLQGQENIGFISPLYGCDTVNRSQDFEMHAPAHLSLASNATQKVTIDERMRARHTSYTGFAESDRFPKVLQGQEICPLRSLTGKANFTLGDWESNIGCMPFNVYQPPKPNHFSLVSESLPNMYFPYGDVHRAGQEPTMCSNATNLTRENMQINPYSMQMGVTRNEVGLPNKPSEHKTQESTSALPALVPNPRNPNDEGYNGTVTGCKLFGFSLTGENPSPNSQSSSKRSCTKVHKQGSLVGRAIDLAKLNGYGDLLTELERLFGMEGLLRDSDKGWRILYTDSENDVMVVGDDPWHEFCNVVSKIHIYTQEEVEKMTIGMISDDTQSSLEQAPVMLEVSKSSSVSQPDSSPTVIRV
- the LOC137714902 gene encoding auxin response factor 4-like isoform X2, with the protein product MEIDLNHAVSEVEKNAYCNGDCGGVCVYCLSSSTSSSSSNSSSAPVASSIYLELWHACAGPLISLPKKGNVVVYFPQGHLEQVASSSPFSPMEMPTFDLHPQIFCKVVNVQLLANKENDEVYTHVTLLPQPELVGTNLEGKELEELGVDEGDGGSPTKSTPHMFCKTLTASDTSTHGGFSVPRRAAEDCFPPLDYKQQRPSQELVAKDLHGVEWRFRHIYRGQPRRHLLTTGWSIFISQKNLVSGDAVLFLRGENGELRLGIRKAVRPRNCLPDSIVGKQNTYPSVLSLVANAISTKSMFHVFYSPRASHSEFVIPYQKYVRSIANPVTSGTRFKMRFDRDDSPERSGVVTGITDLDPFRWPNSKWRCLMVRWDEDIGNDHQERVSPWEVDPSASLPPMNIQSSPRLKKLRTSLQGTQPIHSITAGGAGFKNFEESVKSSKVLQGQENIGFISPLYGCDTVNRSQDFEMHAPAHLSLASNATQKVTIDERMRARHTSYTGFAESDRFPKVLQGQEICPLRSLTGKANFTLGDWESNIGCMPFNVYQPPKPNHFSLVSESLPNMYFPYGDVHRAGQEPTMCSNATNLTRENMQINPYSMQMGVTRNEVGLPNKPSEHKTQESTSALPALVPNPRNPNDEGYNGTVTGCKLFGFSLTGENPSPNSQSSSKRSCTKVHKQGSLVGRAIDLAKLNGYGDLLTELERLFGMEGLLRDSDKGWRILYTDSENDVMVVGDDPWHEFCNVVSKIHIYTQEEVEKMTIGMISDDTQSSLEQAPVMLEVSKSSSVSQPDSSPTVIRV